Proteins encoded together in one Flavobacteriales bacterium window:
- a CDS encoding YihY/virulence factor BrkB family protein translates to MHEERKPGKVISYLLQLKVVAHILAISKRIVIPGFDKLPLYSVASFFISGLRKSSITTRASSMAFHFFLALFPAIIFFFTLIPYIPIADFQDQLMELLGSILPENVFDASRQTIEGIVNDKRGGLLSVGFLSMLYFATNGINSMIHNFNQTYHAVETRNFIQQRLVSIVLMLIMSTLILAAILIIILGKQVLQLMVDESWMKEQWTILLFEGGKWLIMIALYFFTISFIYFLGPAKRSRWRFISAGSTAATFFSILTSLGFAFFVNNFGQYNKLYGSLGTIIVMMLWIYFNSLILLIGFELNASIKSAGTKPTLQ, encoded by the coding sequence ATGCACGAAGAGAGGAAGCCCGGGAAAGTGATATCGTACCTGCTGCAACTGAAAGTGGTGGCACATATTCTGGCTATTTCCAAGCGCATTGTTATTCCCGGATTCGATAAGTTGCCTCTGTATAGTGTGGCGAGCTTTTTTATTTCGGGACTAAGGAAAAGTTCGATTACCACCAGGGCGTCATCCATGGCCTTTCACTTTTTTCTGGCCCTGTTTCCCGCCATCATCTTTTTCTTTACCCTCATCCCCTATATTCCGATTGCCGATTTTCAGGATCAGTTAATGGAGCTATTGGGGAGTATCCTTCCGGAAAATGTTTTTGATGCTTCCCGGCAAACCATAGAAGGAATTGTCAATGACAAAAGAGGTGGCCTGCTATCTGTTGGTTTCCTTTCCATGCTTTACTTTGCTACCAACGGGATCAACTCCATGATCCATAATTTCAATCAGACCTACCACGCTGTTGAGACAAGAAACTTTATCCAGCAACGCCTGGTATCCATTGTTCTGATGTTAATCATGAGTACGCTCATTCTTGCGGCTATTCTGATCATTATCCTTGGAAAGCAAGTACTTCAATTGATGGTGGATGAAAGCTGGATGAAAGAACAATGGACCATCCTGCTTTTTGAAGGTGGAAAATGGCTCATTATGATCGCCCTGTATTTCTTCACCATTTCGTTTATATATTTTCTCGGTCCTGCAAAGCGGTCCCGATGGCGCTTCATCTCCGCAGGCTCCACCGCCGCTACTTTTTTCTCCATCCTGACCTCTCTGGGATTCGCTTTTTTTGTCAATAATTTCGGACAGTACAACAAACTCTACGGCTCACTCGGTACCATTATCGTGATGATGCTTTGGATATATTTCAATTCTCTTATCCTGCTGATCGGCTTTGAACTCAATGCCAGTATCAAATCTGCGGGTACCAAGCCCACGCTTCAATAA
- the nadC gene encoding carboxylating nicotinate-nucleotide diphosphorylase, giving the protein MPIQSKTLQLSDRFPLPDPERRGRLLKAALDEDIGQGDHTSLACLRKELTGEAQLVAKDEGVIAGVYLAREVFQLVDRSIEVIPHVNDGDSVRPGNTILHAKGPAASLLSAERVMLNFMQRLSGIATATRDMVQVLEGSGIKVLDTRKTTPGIRLLEKWAVTVGGGYNHRFGLDDMVLIKDNHIDFCGGVTEALNRVAVYLKENSLDLPVVIEARTMEEVEEVLAAENVYRILLDNFTPGQLKMATERIAGRITTEASGNIGPSNAHAYKDTGVDFISSGSLTHSVKCLDLSLKTVF; this is encoded by the coding sequence ATGCCAATCCAAAGTAAAACATTGCAGTTGTCAGACAGGTTTCCCTTGCCCGATCCGGAACGACGCGGACGCTTACTAAAAGCTGCCCTCGACGAGGATATCGGCCAGGGCGATCATACTTCCCTGGCCTGTCTGCGCAAAGAATTGACAGGGGAAGCACAGTTGGTGGCCAAGGATGAAGGTGTCATTGCAGGCGTCTATCTTGCCAGGGAAGTATTCCAGCTTGTTGATAGGTCGATTGAAGTGATCCCACACGTGAATGATGGAGATTCGGTTCGCCCGGGGAATACCATATTACATGCGAAAGGTCCTGCGGCCTCTCTGTTATCCGCCGAACGTGTAATGTTAAACTTTATGCAACGTTTGAGCGGAATTGCTACTGCTACCCGTGATATGGTACAGGTGCTTGAAGGAAGCGGTATCAAAGTGCTGGATACCCGAAAGACCACACCCGGCATCCGGTTGCTTGAGAAATGGGCCGTCACAGTAGGTGGCGGATACAATCACAGATTCGGCCTTGATGATATGGTGTTGATCAAGGATAACCATATTGATTTTTGTGGTGGTGTTACAGAAGCGCTGAACAGGGTGGCGGTTTACCTGAAAGAAAATAGCCTGGATCTACCTGTGGTCATTGAGGCGCGGACAATGGAGGAAGTGGAGGAGGTGCTTGCCGCGGAGAATGTCTACCGCATACTCCTGGATAATTTCACCCCCGGTCAACTGAAAATGGCAACGGAGCGGATAGCAGGCCGGATAACCACCGAGGCATCCGGTAATATTGGCCCGTCAAATGCTCATGCCTACAAAGATACCGGGGTGGACTTCATCTCTTCAGGTAGTCTCACCCACTCCGTGAAGTGTCTGGACCTTAGTCTAAAAACCGTGTTTTAA
- a CDS encoding DUF4783 domain-containing protein, translating to MKKFGALVILLTGVYLSTFAVVDVSDDISAAIRAGSARELSRFMANTVTLTIEDDEDAFSREQAAQILKDFFTRNPPKAFTLMHKSAAKDGSQYAIGKFESGDKVYRTYFLLKKTGDSYTIDSLSFELDANPK from the coding sequence ATGAAAAAATTTGGTGCACTTGTGATCTTGCTTACCGGAGTTTACCTCTCTACATTCGCGGTGGTGGATGTGTCGGATGATATTTCGGCTGCCATTCGTGCCGGAAGTGCCAGGGAGTTATCACGATTTATGGCCAATACAGTGACCCTCACCATCGAGGATGATGAAGATGCTTTCAGTCGTGAGCAGGCGGCCCAGATACTGAAAGACTTCTTCACCCGGAATCCGCCGAAGGCATTTACCCTGATGCACAAAAGTGCTGCAAAGGACGGCTCACAATATGCCATCGGAAAATTCGAAAGCGGAGATAAGGTGTACCGCACTTATTTTTTGCTGAAGAAAACCGGTGACTCGTATACCATCGACTCCCTTAGCTTTGAGCTCGATGCCAATCCAAAGTAA
- a CDS encoding 23S rRNA (pseudouridine(1915)-N(3))-methyltransferase RlmH — MKISVMAVGETDKSELTTLINDYSKRISRYLPITFDAIPLRKIRSSSPHEQLKAEGRLLLDRISDTEEVILLDSTGKGYTSEAFSDWIQERMNRSTRHLVFMIGGAYGFSEEVIARANGKISLSSMTFTHQMVRIILLEQIYRAFTILNNEPYHHG; from the coding sequence ATGAAAATATCCGTGATGGCTGTCGGAGAAACCGATAAGTCAGAACTGACAACACTTATCAACGATTATTCGAAGCGCATTTCACGTTATCTGCCAATCACATTTGATGCCATTCCTCTTCGTAAAATCCGGTCCTCATCTCCCCATGAACAGTTAAAGGCTGAAGGAAGATTACTTCTTGATCGCATCAGCGATACGGAAGAAGTTATTCTGCTTGACAGCACCGGGAAGGGATATACATCAGAAGCATTTTCAGATTGGATTCAAGAACGCATGAACCGTTCTACCCGCCACCTGGTTTTCATGATCGGCGGGGCTTATGGGTTTTCGGAGGAAGTCATTGCGCGGGCCAATGGAAAAATATCCCTTTCGTCCATGACCTTCACGCATCAGATGGTCCGCATCATTCTATTGGAGCAGATATACCGGGCTTTCACCATCCTGAACAATGAACCTTATCATCACGGTTAA
- a CDS encoding glycosyltransferase family 4 protein, whose translation MTSPRKKILYIAAHRPGRSPGQRFRFEQYMPLLESNGFDVTHSHIISEKDDQVFYSKGNYLRKTAILFKSFLKRLEDVLKADHFDLIVVYREALMLGSTVFERLLQRSDTPVIMDFDDAIWLQDVSEGNQQFAWLKRPSKTSRIIAMADMVFAGNDYLAKYASGFNTRVKLVPTTIDMDYHSHRKQTNDQDHVVIGWTGTSTTLKHFELVLPAMHQLKKTFGDRMKIRVIADVPPATNGLATEFCKWNLETEIADLASFDIGIMPLPQDDWSQGKCGFKGLQYMSLGIPTVMSPVGVNNKIINDGVNGFLAGNESEWVEKLSTLITTKSLREQLGAKGYETIREHYSLQSFSADYLKYIREAMDIRG comes from the coding sequence ATGACCTCGCCTCGTAAAAAAATACTTTATATCGCTGCGCACCGGCCTGGGCGTTCACCGGGACAACGTTTCCGGTTTGAGCAATATATGCCGCTGCTGGAGTCCAACGGCTTTGATGTCACCCATTCACATATCATAAGTGAGAAAGATGATCAGGTCTTTTACAGCAAAGGCAACTATCTACGTAAGACGGCCATCCTGTTTAAAAGCTTTCTGAAGCGGCTGGAAGACGTGCTCAAAGCCGACCACTTTGATCTGATCGTGGTTTACCGGGAAGCATTGATGCTCGGTTCAACTGTGTTCGAACGATTATTGCAGCGGTCCGATACACCTGTGATCATGGATTTTGATGATGCCATCTGGTTGCAGGATGTGTCTGAAGGCAATCAACAGTTTGCCTGGCTGAAGAGACCTTCCAAAACGAGCCGGATCATAGCCATGGCTGATATGGTATTTGCCGGTAATGACTACCTGGCGAAATACGCATCCGGGTTCAATACACGTGTGAAACTGGTGCCTACAACCATAGACATGGATTACCATTCGCATCGGAAACAAACAAATGACCAGGATCATGTGGTGATCGGATGGACAGGCACTTCCACTACGTTAAAGCATTTCGAGTTGGTGCTGCCCGCTATGCATCAACTCAAGAAAACCTTTGGAGACCGGATGAAGATAAGGGTGATAGCCGATGTTCCACCAGCCACCAACGGATTGGCCACCGAGTTTTGTAAGTGGAACCTGGAGACGGAAATTGCAGACCTTGCGAGTTTTGACATAGGGATTATGCCGCTTCCTCAGGATGATTGGAGTCAGGGGAAATGTGGTTTCAAAGGGTTGCAATATATGTCCCTGGGAATTCCTACGGTGATGTCACCGGTCGGTGTGAACAACAAGATTATCAATGATGGTGTCAACGGTTTTCTTGCCGGAAACGAATCTGAATGGGTTGAAAAACTCTCCACCCTGATTACTACCAAATCCCTTCGGGAACAATTGGGAGCCAAGGGTTATGAAACAATCCGGGAGCATTATTCCCTGCAATCATTCTCTGCCGATTATCTGAAATACATTCGTGAAGCGATGGATATCCGGGGATGA
- a CDS encoding glycosyltransferase yields the protein MKILYLSYDGMLDPLGQSQVIPYIQGLVRKGHAITLISFEKKQLRHGEVAMREYLAASGIDWVPLNYRNKLPVLSTLGNVRRLVRKTRDICEYKGIQAVHCRSYIPLIAGLKMKQERKLFLVFDMRGFYADERAEGGLWKRSNPIYNAIYKYFKKVEKQGIAQADHIVSLTTAARVIMERDWMEARKVPVSVIPCCADPNVFTTSVEEPRIKAWKNKLDIPDDHFVLGYLGSIGTWYMLDEMLAFFKVLLEKRSNAVFLFISPDPPSLILSEGVKHGIPADRIRVQRLTRNEVAEAIHVFDLSIFFIRPVFSKKASSPTKMGELLNAGIPIITNAGVGDVDQVYEEAFNLKPVMTFTESAYHEALENLDHLLDQDPEHLRETALRHFSLEQGIEAFDRIYCSLQPANDLAS from the coding sequence TTGAAAATCCTCTACCTCTCTTATGATGGTATGTTAGATCCCCTGGGTCAATCGCAGGTCATTCCGTACATACAGGGATTGGTGCGCAAAGGGCATGCGATCACACTGATCAGCTTTGAGAAGAAACAGCTGCGCCATGGTGAGGTGGCAATGAGAGAATACCTTGCCGCGTCAGGGATAGACTGGGTACCGCTCAACTACAGAAACAAACTTCCGGTTCTTTCAACCCTGGGTAATGTGAGGCGGCTGGTGAGAAAAACCAGGGATATCTGTGAGTACAAGGGTATTCAGGCTGTACATTGCAGGAGTTATATTCCGTTGATCGCAGGCCTGAAAATGAAGCAGGAAAGGAAGTTGTTTCTGGTCTTTGACATGAGAGGTTTTTACGCCGATGAGCGGGCCGAGGGTGGTCTGTGGAAACGTTCAAACCCCATTTACAACGCCATCTACAAATACTTTAAAAAAGTTGAAAAACAGGGGATCGCTCAGGCGGATCACATTGTGTCCCTCACCACAGCAGCAAGGGTCATCATGGAGCGTGATTGGATGGAAGCCAGGAAGGTGCCCGTTTCGGTGATACCGTGCTGTGCAGACCCGAATGTGTTTACCACCTCTGTTGAAGAACCCCGTATCAAGGCCTGGAAAAATAAGCTGGATATTCCGGATGATCATTTTGTCCTGGGTTATCTGGGGTCCATCGGAACGTGGTATATGCTGGATGAGATGCTTGCGTTTTTTAAGGTGCTTCTTGAGAAACGCAGCAACGCCGTGTTTCTTTTTATTTCCCCGGATCCACCGTCCCTCATTCTTAGCGAGGGGGTAAAGCATGGAATTCCCGCTGATCGTATCAGGGTGCAAAGACTGACGAGGAATGAAGTGGCAGAAGCCATTCATGTGTTCGATCTTTCGATATTCTTTATCCGGCCGGTATTTTCCAAGAAAGCATCTTCCCCAACCAAAATGGGTGAACTGCTTAATGCAGGAATTCCGATCATTACAAATGCAGGTGTGGGTGATGTGGATCAGGTGTACGAAGAAGCTTTCAACCTTAAACCTGTAATGACTTTTACCGAATCCGCATACCATGAGGCATTGGAAAACCTCGACCATCTCCTGGATCAGGATCCCGAACATCTGAGGGAAACCGCATTACGCCATTTTTCGTTAGAGCAGGGCATCGAAGCCTTTGACAGGATTTATTGCTCACTACAACCAGCGAATGACCTCGCCTCGTAA
- the asnB gene encoding asparagine synthase (glutamine-hydrolyzing) yields the protein MCGITGYLSFKVTPDQLDLSVRLLEHRGPDASGTFSDPESGVGLGHRRLAVLDTGAAANQPMASSNGRYVIVFNGEIYNFKELRKELDGPFKTQSDTEVLLAAFAKWGETLPRKLHGMFAFAVWDRQEKRLFLCRDRVGIKPLYVGQWGHGICFASEIKAVRALMPAVTVSQHSLAGFLRFGFVPDHQTAFHEISSLPPGHYAFIDDQGLKMERYWTFSTSEISRPVFSANEAEEMFIHLLTASVKERLISDVPLGTFLSGGVDSSLVTAIARQEANAPVKTFSIGFEEQAYNELPFASRVAGLLDTDHTEWVITEKDAREELLHAMDHFDQPFADSSALPVMIISRMARKEVTVVLAGDGGDELFMGYGRFQWMQRLNNPLVWPVRWLIADMVRRANRGMRSRAELFRAKDRLTQASHIFASEQAFYKQKDILEMTGCDLLEMERNMMKPYGTLPPLMQQFAFEFSHYLPEDLLVKVDMMSMRSGLEIRVPFLDHRMVEWAVNLPARYKINAQHILKWLPKKALCRYLPEDLVFRKKQGFSIPLAKWLRRDLAFLLHDHLSDAQLKKWPEMHTEPVRHSLQAFQAGDDSQCHRLWSAILLSRFLSEHS from the coding sequence ATGTGTGGGATTACAGGATACCTTTCATTTAAAGTGACCCCGGACCAACTGGATTTGTCCGTTCGCTTACTGGAACACCGTGGACCGGATGCTTCAGGTACATTTTCAGATCCCGAATCCGGAGTAGGTTTGGGACACCGGAGACTCGCCGTACTTGATACCGGAGCTGCCGCAAACCAACCAATGGCCTCTTCAAACGGACGATATGTGATTGTGTTCAATGGGGAGATTTATAATTTCAAAGAATTAAGGAAGGAACTTGACGGGCCTTTCAAAACCCAGTCGGATACGGAGGTTTTGCTGGCAGCCTTTGCAAAGTGGGGTGAAACACTGCCGCGGAAATTGCATGGGATGTTTGCCTTTGCCGTTTGGGATCGCCAGGAGAAAAGGTTATTCCTTTGTCGCGACCGGGTTGGGATCAAACCCCTTTATGTCGGTCAATGGGGTCATGGTATATGTTTTGCCTCCGAGATCAAAGCTGTGAGAGCATTGATGCCGGCTGTGACCGTGTCTCAACATTCACTTGCCGGTTTTCTCAGGTTCGGTTTTGTGCCTGATCATCAAACAGCATTCCACGAAATAAGTTCCCTTCCCCCCGGACATTACGCGTTTATCGACGATCAGGGGCTAAAAATGGAAAGGTATTGGACGTTCTCCACTTCGGAGATCAGCCGACCGGTATTTTCTGCCAATGAGGCCGAGGAAATGTTCATACATCTGCTGACTGCATCAGTGAAAGAGCGCTTGATCAGTGATGTACCACTCGGAACATTTTTAAGCGGCGGCGTGGATTCAAGTCTGGTTACTGCGATTGCCCGTCAGGAGGCCAACGCTCCTGTCAAAACATTTTCAATAGGGTTTGAAGAACAGGCATACAACGAACTTCCGTTTGCTTCCAGGGTGGCCGGACTGCTGGATACCGATCATACTGAATGGGTGATAACGGAGAAAGATGCCCGGGAGGAATTACTTCATGCGATGGATCATTTTGACCAACCTTTTGCGGATTCGTCAGCATTGCCGGTTATGATCATTTCCCGCATGGCACGAAAGGAGGTGACGGTTGTCCTGGCCGGTGATGGCGGGGATGAGTTGTTCATGGGCTACGGCCGGTTTCAGTGGATGCAACGATTGAATAACCCACTGGTATGGCCGGTCCGGTGGCTGATAGCCGATATGGTTCGACGCGCCAATCGTGGCATGAGATCCAGGGCGGAGCTTTTCCGGGCAAAGGACAGATTGACTCAGGCATCCCATATTTTCGCATCCGAACAAGCATTTTATAAGCAGAAGGACATTCTCGAAATGACAGGATGTGACTTGCTTGAAATGGAGAGGAATATGATGAAGCCTTATGGAACGCTGCCTCCACTCATGCAGCAATTCGCGTTTGAATTCTCACATTATCTTCCGGAGGATCTGCTTGTGAAGGTGGATATGATGTCCATGCGTTCCGGTCTCGAGATTCGGGTGCCGTTCCTTGATCACCGGATGGTGGAATGGGCGGTGAACCTGCCCGCACGTTACAAGATCAATGCGCAACATATATTGAAATGGCTACCGAAAAAAGCCCTGTGTCGTTATCTGCCGGAAGATCTGGTATTCAGAAAAAAACAGGGCTTTAGTATTCCGCTGGCCAAATGGTTGAGAAGGGATCTGGCCTTTCTCCTTCATGATCATTTGTCAGATGCACAGTTAAAAAAATGGCCGGAGATGCATACGGAACCTGTTCGTCATTCACTACAAGCGTTTCAGGCCGGAGATGACAGCCAATGCCATAGGCTATGGTCGGCTATATTGCTAAGCCGATTTCTCTCGGAGCATTCTTAG
- a CDS encoding methyltransferase domain-containing protein — protein sequence MSQVVEQKEFFKEYWVNEDNPHHANSEEGWVEKYAREILFHVGSGGKLLDCGCGNGDFLLHLAGAFEKVVALDYSLKMVERAGERLKRNNITNVALQQADVRDLERMPDTGFDVVFCNGLIQYLNLEEAFGFIKSARDKLTGNGKIVVMNIPDMKMQHLYIIEHFKNHGHTRDLPLILKLARARFYLFRKRLFQKNDMNILGIGFWYKYSDIEAIAKRLDMRSEIYYSMYPPYGYRFHAVLEAKS from the coding sequence ATGAGTCAGGTAGTAGAACAAAAGGAATTTTTTAAAGAATATTGGGTCAATGAGGATAACCCTCACCATGCCAACAGCGAAGAGGGATGGGTAGAGAAATATGCCCGCGAAATCTTGTTCCATGTGGGCTCGGGTGGTAAGTTGCTGGATTGCGGATGCGGCAACGGAGACTTTCTCCTGCACCTGGCCGGTGCCTTTGAAAAGGTTGTCGCACTTGACTATTCATTGAAAATGGTTGAACGTGCCGGCGAAAGACTAAAGCGGAATAACATAACCAATGTGGCACTTCAGCAGGCGGATGTACGCGACCTGGAGAGAATGCCAGATACCGGTTTTGATGTGGTTTTTTGTAATGGCCTTATCCAATACCTCAACCTGGAAGAGGCATTTGGTTTTATCAAAAGTGCACGAGACAAACTGACCGGTAACGGGAAGATCGTAGTGATGAATATTCCCGATATGAAAATGCAGCACTTATACATTATTGAGCATTTCAAAAATCATGGCCATACCCGGGACCTGCCACTCATATTGAAACTGGCCCGGGCGAGGTTCTACCTTTTCCGCAAAAGACTGTTTCAGAAGAACGATATGAATATCCTGGGGATAGGATTCTGGTACAAGTATTCGGATATTGAAGCCATCGCAAAACGACTGGACATGAGGTCCGAGATTTACTATTCCATGTATCCACCGTATGGATATCGGTTTCATGCGGTACTTGAAGCCAAATCCTGA
- a CDS encoding glycosyltransferase, with protein sequence MSRSQNERHILILPSWYKSDDLPFFASFIDEQVQAVKRQGLRVGVMYPRWNGSFSITGMFTKGKTEWRRNGDIPTLQVEVRSVVPRNLRLNVAGMWPQLRKAFDQYTGEHGVPDILHAHCVFIGGISAYHLHQKTGIPYVITEHASSMILDHDTFSPAQKEVILNVYRHARYVIAVSHFLKDKLVEKYQLDPASIRVVPNLLNNMFDKPFVPPPPAPPFLLLYMAEFSENKNHLFLLSRFKELSNSFDVKLCLIGKGVTEHKIRHLIVELGLESRVEIFGEMGRNDALSHLEKAHVLVSTSKFETFGLSILEGMAVGRPVIATDSGGPRDFMQEFNDTLTDESTFLSAVTRCLHEYSTFDGQLSRTKILERFSENAIGKQLVDVYEDVLVTQAGS encoded by the coding sequence ATGAGTAGGTCGCAAAATGAACGACATATTCTGATCCTTCCCTCCTGGTATAAGTCGGATGATCTGCCTTTTTTCGCATCCTTCATCGATGAACAGGTCCAGGCGGTCAAACGCCAGGGCCTCCGGGTTGGCGTCATGTATCCCAGGTGGAATGGTAGTTTCTCAATAACCGGTATGTTCACGAAGGGTAAAACAGAGTGGCGCAGGAATGGAGACATACCCACACTACAGGTGGAAGTGCGATCCGTGGTCCCCAGAAATCTGAGACTGAATGTGGCCGGTATGTGGCCTCAGCTAAGAAAAGCGTTTGACCAATATACCGGTGAACATGGGGTGCCGGACATCCTTCATGCACACTGCGTTTTTATAGGTGGAATTTCTGCGTACCATTTGCACCAAAAAACCGGTATACCGTATGTGATCACGGAACATGCCTCTTCCATGATCCTGGACCATGATACATTCAGTCCTGCTCAAAAGGAGGTGATCCTTAATGTCTACCGGCATGCGAGATATGTTATCGCGGTGAGCCACTTCTTAAAGGACAAACTGGTGGAGAAGTATCAACTGGACCCTGCATCCATACGGGTGGTGCCAAATCTTCTTAACAACATGTTTGATAAACCTTTTGTGCCACCTCCGCCTGCGCCGCCTTTTTTGTTGCTGTATATGGCGGAATTCAGTGAAAACAAAAATCATCTTTTTTTGCTTTCGCGTTTCAAAGAATTAAGTAACTCTTTTGATGTAAAGCTTTGTCTTATCGGGAAAGGAGTCACAGAGCACAAGATTCGTCATTTGATCGTTGAACTCGGGCTGGAATCCAGGGTGGAAATATTTGGGGAGATGGGAAGAAATGACGCCCTCTCACATCTGGAAAAGGCACATGTTCTTGTCTCAACCAGTAAGTTCGAAACATTTGGATTGAGTATCCTGGAGGGAATGGCTGTTGGCCGGCCGGTCATTGCAACTGATTCAGGTGGTCCACGGGATTTTATGCAGGAATTTAACGATACCCTGACCGATGAATCCACATTTCTTTCTGCAGTGACAAGATGCCTCCATGAATACAGCACATTTGACGGACAGTTGTCGAGAACTAAAATCCTTGAACGGTTCAGTGAGAATGCAATCGGAAAGCAGCTGGTGGATGTATACGAAGATGTACTGGTCACACAAGCCGGTTCCTGA
- a CDS encoding sulfotransferase codes for MTSPDIKKGPDFICIGAMKAGTTWLYEQLKQHPEVWLPPVKQINYFDEKEEGLSDHWYSKIFSRKEKYRRLRWRFKNRLYLSYKSGNWKHLRWDVRYFLGKRNDAWYRKLFLPEGNRISGDVTPDYSALSEETVNSIAKAYPHVKILLILRNPAERLWSHLRMVLGDVELQENTSNIDVWKRAIERASAFGNYHDIIERWSKAFGKDRFHIYYYDDLALQPDVLLNRICADLNIAPMPKDIDLTRVFNKGDERMPPGKLRAMISEHCRAVLDQLVPLELPGKNIIQQWRSDNEPANTSSHE; via the coding sequence GTGACCTCTCCTGACATAAAAAAAGGACCGGATTTTATATGTATCGGTGCCATGAAAGCAGGCACGACGTGGTTGTATGAACAGCTGAAACAACATCCTGAAGTGTGGCTTCCGCCTGTAAAACAGATCAATTATTTTGATGAAAAAGAAGAAGGGTTGTCCGATCATTGGTACAGCAAAATTTTTAGCAGAAAGGAAAAATACAGGCGACTGAGATGGCGGTTTAAAAACAGACTATACCTGTCTTATAAATCCGGCAATTGGAAACACCTGCGGTGGGATGTCCGATACTTTCTCGGAAAAAGAAATGATGCATGGTACCGGAAACTGTTTCTGCCGGAAGGAAACCGGATCAGTGGCGATGTAACACCGGACTACAGTGCGCTGTCTGAAGAGACCGTCAACTCAATCGCAAAAGCATATCCACATGTAAAAATACTGTTGATCCTGAGGAACCCTGCCGAACGTTTATGGTCTCATCTCCGCATGGTATTAGGTGATGTTGAACTTCAGGAAAACACATCCAATATTGACGTTTGGAAAAGAGCCATCGAACGGGCATCAGCTTTCGGAAACTATCATGATATCATTGAAAGATGGTCGAAGGCTTTTGGCAAGGATAGATTTCACATTTATTATTACGATGATCTGGCTTTGCAACCCGATGTGCTTCTAAACCGTATCTGTGCCGACCTGAACATAGCTCCCATGCCGAAAGATATCGATCTGACCAGGGTATTTAACAAGGGAGATGAACGGATGCCACCGGGTAAACTTCGGGCGATGATTTCCGAACATTGTCGTGCCGTTTTGGATCAACTTGTTCCGCTGGAATTGCCCGGGAAAAATATCATCCAGCAATGGCGGTCGGACAACGAACCTGCAAATACATCAAGCCATGAGTAG